A single region of the Plantactinospora soyae genome encodes:
- a CDS encoding SNF2-related protein, whose amino-acid sequence MLVIHGVWLAGGRLAVWGEDSTLPARPPRRPGRPPRSRPHPFAVGHPGLTGALGDLAAKATTDTVPLALPTRSGAPADSPELVRTDPAEPARGPVTLARWQVPVLEYDADHALPVLIAFGEQGPLGAGAAPGAPEVTGAVHGASLRHLAGLAGFAVELVRRGRALPGVRRGVDADQSSRSATSADAVWRPLLTGADAGWARALTMALPPVTRAAAEAPGADATAPSDAAAVPGGSAAATVADALDALTDAAARSTLEGVRLIGAGRASAADAAVRAWLRALTGRQRGFTARPEALVALDTELRAWQRDAAGSPVRACFRLVEPAAPAEIDAATGLIIDLAEADEAEASPDGSDGSGDGSDGSGDFDAPDSSDGSGGRWRVEFALQAADEPSLVVGADRIWTARADLRALARHLAAPQETLLTELGRASRLWPELDDALRTAAPEALELDTEGAHRFLRDGAPVLHAAGFGVLLPSWWQRPGARLGARLQARTRTAPGTVASRSSLGMDALVDYEWELALGDQPLSGTELRALAKLKTPLVRLRGQWVELDAKRLAAGLKLLRAGGELTVGDLLRLGLASQDDPEALPVLGVSADGPLGDLLAGQAERHLTPRDAPEGFRGTLRPYQRRGLAWLSFLQSLGLGGILADDMGLGKTIMMLALIAGDPTEAGPTLLVCPMSLVGNWQREAARFAPELLVHVHHGAERPRGAEFVAAVRDADLVLTTYSLAARDAAALAEIDWHRIVVDEAQSIKNAASRQAGAVRALPARHRVAVTGTPVENRLADLWSIMEFANPGLLGGASAFKKRYAEPIERHGDDEAAARLRRITGPFVLRRVKTDKSIITDLPEKLEMEVLCNLTREQASLYQAVVDDMMAKIESSEGIERRGLVLATMTRLKQVCNHPAQLLRDSSTLSGRSGKLARLEEILDEVLAAGEKALIFSQYAEFGGMLRAHLAARFGREVLYLHGGIGKADRDAMVARFQGLPADGSTAAGEDGPALFILSLKAGGTGLTLTAANHVIHVDRWWNPAVEDQATDRAFRIGQRRAVQVRKFVCAGTVEEKIAAMIAEKRGLAARIVGTGEQWLTELSTSELRQLFALETGAVVE is encoded by the coding sequence GCGTCGGCCCGGTCGCCCGCCCAGGAGCCGGCCACATCCGTTCGCGGTCGGGCATCCCGGGCTGACCGGAGCGCTCGGTGACCTCGCCGCCAAGGCGACGACCGACACGGTCCCGCTCGCCCTGCCCACCCGCTCCGGCGCCCCCGCCGACTCGCCGGAGCTGGTCCGCACCGACCCGGCCGAGCCCGCCCGGGGGCCGGTGACCCTGGCGCGGTGGCAGGTGCCGGTCCTGGAGTACGACGCCGACCACGCGCTGCCCGTGCTGATCGCGTTCGGCGAGCAGGGACCGCTCGGTGCCGGGGCGGCTCCCGGCGCTCCGGAGGTGACCGGGGCGGTGCACGGGGCGTCGTTGCGACATCTCGCCGGGCTGGCCGGGTTCGCCGTCGAACTGGTACGCCGGGGACGGGCCCTGCCCGGGGTGCGGCGTGGCGTCGACGCCGATCAGTCGAGCCGGTCCGCCACGTCGGCCGACGCGGTCTGGCGACCGTTGCTGACCGGCGCGGACGCCGGCTGGGCCCGCGCGCTCACCATGGCACTGCCGCCGGTGACCCGGGCCGCGGCCGAGGCACCGGGGGCGGATGCCACCGCACCGTCGGACGCTGCGGCCGTACCGGGCGGCTCGGCGGCGGCCACGGTCGCGGACGCGCTGGACGCGCTCACCGACGCCGCCGCCCGGAGCACCCTGGAGGGAGTACGCCTGATCGGGGCGGGTCGGGCCAGCGCCGCCGACGCCGCCGTACGGGCCTGGCTGCGGGCGCTGACCGGACGGCAGCGGGGGTTCACGGCGCGGCCGGAGGCGCTCGTCGCGCTCGACACCGAGTTGCGCGCCTGGCAACGGGATGCCGCCGGCAGTCCGGTCCGGGCGTGCTTCCGCCTCGTCGAGCCGGCCGCCCCGGCGGAGATCGACGCCGCCACCGGACTGATCATCGACCTGGCCGAGGCCGACGAGGCGGAAGCAAGCCCGGACGGCTCCGACGGCTCGGGCGACGGCTCCGACGGCTCGGGCGACTTTGACGCCCCAGACAGCTCCGACGGCTCGGGCGGCCGTTGGCGGGTGGAGTTCGCCCTCCAGGCCGCCGACGAGCCGAGTCTGGTCGTCGGGGCGGACCGGATCTGGACCGCCCGAGCCGATCTGCGGGCGCTGGCCCGGCACCTGGCCGCGCCCCAGGAGACGCTGCTGACCGAGCTGGGCCGGGCCAGCCGGCTGTGGCCGGAGCTGGACGACGCGCTGCGTACGGCCGCGCCGGAGGCTCTGGAGTTGGATACCGAGGGGGCACACCGGTTTCTCCGCGACGGCGCGCCGGTGCTGCACGCCGCCGGGTTCGGGGTGCTGCTGCCCTCCTGGTGGCAGCGGCCGGGCGCGCGACTCGGCGCCCGGTTGCAGGCGCGTACCCGTACCGCCCCGGGGACCGTTGCCTCGCGCAGCTCGCTGGGGATGGACGCGCTGGTCGACTACGAGTGGGAGCTGGCGCTGGGCGACCAGCCGCTCTCCGGTACCGAACTGCGGGCGCTGGCGAAGCTGAAGACGCCGCTGGTCCGGCTCCGTGGCCAGTGGGTCGAGCTGGACGCCAAGCGGCTCGCGGCCGGACTCAAGCTGCTCCGGGCGGGCGGCGAACTGACCGTCGGCGACCTGCTCCGGCTCGGCCTGGCCAGTCAGGACGATCCGGAGGCGTTGCCGGTGCTCGGGGTCAGTGCCGACGGCCCGCTCGGTGACCTGCTCGCCGGGCAGGCCGAGCGGCACCTCACCCCCCGGGACGCGCCGGAGGGCTTCCGGGGCACGCTGCGCCCGTACCAGCGGCGAGGGCTGGCCTGGCTGAGCTTCCTCCAGTCACTCGGCCTCGGCGGCATCCTCGCCGACGACATGGGGCTGGGTAAGACGATCATGATGTTGGCGCTGATCGCCGGGGACCCGACGGAGGCCGGTCCGACCCTGCTGGTCTGTCCGATGTCCCTGGTCGGCAACTGGCAGCGGGAGGCGGCGCGGTTCGCACCGGAGCTGCTGGTGCACGTACACCATGGTGCCGAGCGCCCGCGCGGGGCGGAGTTCGTCGCGGCGGTGCGGGACGCGGACCTGGTGCTCACCACGTACTCGCTGGCGGCCCGGGACGCGGCCGCGCTGGCCGAGATCGACTGGCACCGGATCGTGGTGGACGAGGCACAGTCGATCAAGAATGCCGCGAGCCGGCAGGCCGGCGCGGTCCGGGCACTGCCCGCCCGGCACCGGGTGGCGGTCACCGGTACGCCGGTCGAGAACCGCCTGGCCGACCTGTGGTCGATCATGGAGTTCGCCAATCCCGGCCTGCTCGGTGGCGCGTCGGCCTTCAAGAAGCGGTACGCCGAGCCGATCGAGCGGCACGGGGACGACGAGGCGGCGGCGCGGCTGCGCCGGATCACCGGCCCGTTCGTGCTCCGACGGGTGAAGACCGACAAGTCGATCATCACCGACCTGCCGGAGAAGCTGGAGATGGAGGTGCTCTGCAACCTCACCCGGGAGCAGGCGTCCCTCTACCAGGCGGTGGTGGACGACATGATGGCCAAGATCGAGTCCAGCGAGGGGATCGAGCGGCGCGGGTTGGTGCTGGCCACCATGACCAGGCTGAAACAGGTCTGCAACCACCCGGCCCAGTTGCTGCGGGACAGCTCGACGCTCTCCGGCCGGTCCGGCAAGCTCGCCCGGCTGGAGGAGATCCTCGACGAGGTGCTGGCGGCCGGCGAGAAGGCACTGATCTTCAGCCAGTACGCCGAATTCGGCGGCATGCTCCGGGCGCACCTGGCCGCCCGGTTCGGCCGGGAGGTGCTCTACCTGCACGGCGGGATCGGCAAGGCGGACCGGGACGCGATGGTGGCCCGCTTCCAGGGTCTGCCGGCGGACGGGTCCACCGCGGCCGGTGAGGACGGTCCGGCGCTGTTCATCCTCTCCCTGAAGGCCGGCGGCACCGGGCTGACCCTGACCGCCGCCAACCACGTCATCCACGTCGACCGCTGGTGGAATCCGGCGGTGGAGGACCAGGCCACCGACCGGGCGTTCCGGATCGGCCAGCGGCGTGCGGTACAGGTCCGGAAGTTCGTCTGTGCCGGCACCGTGGAGGAGAAGATCGCGGCGATGATCGCCGAGAAGCGCGGACTGGCCGCGAGGATCGTCGGCACCGGGGAGCAGTGGCTCACCGAACTGTCGACATCGGAGCTGCGGCAGCTCTTCGCCCTCGAGACCGGGGCGGTGGTGGAGTGA